In Ornithinibacter aureus, the genomic stretch CCCTCGGGCGGGTTGTTGCGCCGACCGGCCGCGACGACGTCCACGGGCCGGGGGAGCGGGGCGCTCGCCGGCATCCCTGCCGCCAGGCGCTCGCTGAGCTGGGCCACCGCGGTGGCCTTGGCGTTGGTGAGGTCGGGGCGCTGCTGCAGGTAGCGCGGGTTCTTCGACGGCTTCCCGTCGACGATGCGCGGGTTCGCCGAGCTGACGACGAAGTCGGGCCCGACCCCCTCGGGGGTGTCGGCGAACTCGCGGATCAGGGTGGCCATCGGCTCGGTGAACGCCGTGAAGCTGACGGCGTCGTCACGCATCGCCACGGCATCCGCGTGGGTGAGCGGGGCGAAGTTGGACAGGAACGTGCCGGGGGTCGCGATGTCCCGCTCGGCCACCGAGTCGTAGCCGCGGTGGATGGCGTCGTCGGGCCGCTGGAAGAGCAGGTTCTCGCAGTTCTCGACGAGCTTGTAGGAGCGATTCGGGTCCAGGCCCAGCTGGTCACCGGGAACGACGGTGGATGCCGTGATGTCGTCCTGGGTCTGCACCTTCACCGCGGGCGCGAAGTCGTGACGCAGGCTGAACAGGCGCCACCGGCCGTCGGTGTCGAAGCCCACCCGCAGCATGTTGAGGGTGATCTTCGTGCCGTCCAGGTGCAGCGAGTTGCCGGTGCGCCCGTCGATCTCGGCGACGCTGAAGTGGCTGCGCCAGTCCTGGCCCCAGTGCGGCTGGTACGAGCGCTTGACGACGTAGACGAGCTCCTTGACGTACGGCGGGATCGTGCGCAGCCCGGCGTTGTACTCGTCGGTGTACGTCGAGGGTGACGGCGTCAGCAGCTTGATGACCGACCCGATCGAGCGCTCCGGGGACAGGATCGGCCGGTGGTCGGTGCCCCGCTGGGCCGGGTCGAGGAAGCGGTCGGCGAGGTCGCGATCGAGGATGGCCGCGACGGCATCCAGATCGGCGTCGACGTCGGCGACGAACACCGAGCCGACGATGAACGCGTCGGTGATGGCCTTGGAGATCTCGGACTTGCCGCCGCCGGAGACCGTGGCCGGCTTGTGGCACGACGTGGCGGTCGCCGCGGTGCCGACGAGGGTCCACGTGCTGGGGTCGTGGGGTTGCTGCGCGACGGTGACCCGGTAGCCGCTGGGGCTGAGGTACACGGTGTCGGCACGCAGGGGGATGCCGTTCGTGTCGCCCCACGTGATGCTCATGTCCTTCATCGAGAAGCGCGCCTCGGCGGGGACGATGACGATGTGCGGCTGCTCGCCGTCGACGGCGTGGCCCTGCGGCTGGAGGGTGAAGCGCTGGGGGTCGCGGGCGACGACGTCGGCGACGCTCACGGCATCGGTGGTGCCAGCGGCATCCGCGACGCCGGAGTACTTGCCGGAGTACTCCTGACCGAGGTTGTAGCTCGCAAAGACCAGCGCACCGCCGGAGTGCTCCTCCTCGGCGTTGCCGAACAGGTTGGCGGAGTAGGAGATCTGCGTCTTGACCTCCTTCTTGCAGTACCCGAAGTAGGTGTCGGCGATGACGGTGACGATGACGCCTCGCTCGTCACGGGCGCAGATCTTGAAGGCCTTGCCGCCGTTGTAGAGCTCGCTGTCGTCGCTCCAGCACATGCCGTCACGCTGCTGGCGCTCGGTGGCGTCGTCGATATGGGGCAGGCCCAGTTCCTTCTTCGTGACGCGGATGAGGTGCGGGGCGAGGATGACGCAGCCGGTGTGGCCGGTCCACGTCTCGGGCGCCAGCGAGGCGTCGTTCTCCGGGAGGTAGGGGTCGCCGCCGTTGCCGAAGATGCCCTCGACGAAGTCGAGGTTCGCGACGGTGCCGCCGGGCACGATGAAGCGCGTCTCCATCCGCTTCTCGCGCACCGACCCCGGCACCTCGGGGGCGACGAGCGGGCGCAGGTGCAGCGAGACGAAGCAGGCGGCCGGGTTCGGCTGGTTCGCCGAGTAGGGCAGCACCATGTCGACCTCGGGCGGCTGGAAGGCAAGGCCGAGCAGCTTCGCGAAGACGGCCTTCGGCACGGCGATCTTGTCGTCCGGGATCGGCAGGCCACCCTCGGCGATGTGGAAGACCCCGGCCGTGGTGCGGCGGTCGTTGGCCGGGTTGTGCAGCACCCCGTTGACGAGCCGGTAGCTGCTCAGCAGGGGTGAGGTGAAGGTGTCGCCGTCGAAGGGCAGGGACAGCTCGCGGGCCAGGCCCGGCTCGTCCAGCACGAGGGTTCGCCGCGGCAGCTGGGGCTGCTCGCCGGTGTCGGCGAGGTAGTCGTCGAGGAAGGCCTGGATGCGGCCGTCAGCGGCGCACAGGCGGTCGGCCAGCCGCCGACTGAGCTCGCGCTGGCGGGCCAGGATCGGTGCTGCCAGGCGCGCGGCCTCGGTGTCCTCGAACCCCTGCGGGAGAGGGAGGCCGAGCTGGGCGAGCCGCAGGTTGATGCCGGCGTTCTGCGCAGCGGTTCGGACGGCGGTGTTCTCGGTGACAGTCACGGATCCAGTCTGTCCCTGCCGGGGTCGCTTTGCCATTCAGGAAAGCCTCATCAACGTTCCCGCCCGATGCCACAAGGTTCACCTTCGCCGAGGTTTCATTTCCCCGGCGATCATGAACCTTCTGGTGTCGAGCTCAGCGGGGGTGCCGAGGTGGGGGCAGTCGCTCGCCCTGCAGCGTCGGTTCTGGCGGGTCTCTCGACGTCGTCGCGCGGGCCGGTGAGGGGCTCCGGGAGAGGCCGGGAAGGTACCTGAACAGGGTCAAAACATTGTGTGAAAGTGGCTGTGTCACAGCGGTTTTCGTACACGGTTCGGCTTGGTGTCGAACGTCTGATCGAGTACACTTCTGGTATGTCCAGCACCCAGCTCCGAGAGCGCATCGCCGCACTACGCGCCGATGCCCAGCAGGTGGGGGAACTGCTCGCGCAGCAGGCCCAGGGCATGACCTCGGAGGAGTTGTTCGAGGTCACCGGTGAGCTCCAAGGGGTGCTGAACTGCGGCGAGGGTGCCCAGCTGGTCGCGGCGGCGCATGCGGCGTGCCACGAGACCCGGCTCACCGAGCGTGGGCCGGTGGAGGTGCACCACGAGGTGGGGTTCATCGACGCGATGGCGGGCACGGAGGTGTCGCTGGCCACGGGGGTGGGGCAGTGGGTCGCGGGCCGTCGGGTGGCGCTGGGGGCGGCCCTGAGCGAGCGGTTCCCGCTGCTGCTGGGCAAGGTCTTGGCCGGTGAGGTGTGCACGGCGACGGTGCAGAAGGTCGTCACCGTGTGCGAGGGGTTGGACAAGGCTGCGTGCGCCAAGGTCGACGCGATCATGGCTGGCAAGCTCGCCGATCTCGACCCGGGCCGGGTGGGCGCGTTCACGCGGCGGGTCGCCACCCGTGTCGCGAGCGAGCAGCTGGCGGCGGTGACCCGTCGCACCGCTCGCGACCGGTTCGTGGAGGTGCGCCCGGGCCCGGACGGGGCGACGTGGTGGACGGCGCTGCTGCCGGCGGCGACGTCGGCGGCGGCGTGGTCGGCGATCACCACCGTGGGTGGGCAGTACGCGGACAAGGATGAGTCGCTCACGCTGGACCAGGCCCGGGCGGACGCGTTCGCTGACCTGATGCTGCGCAACGTGAACGTGACCGCGAACGTCACCCTCGGCATCCCCGTCATCACCGACACGACACCCCAGACCACCGCGCCGGATGCCGCGTCGGGCGGCGAGTTCCCTCCCGCGGTGGGTGGTCAAGGGTTGGGCGAGGCGTTCCGGATCTCGACGGTGTTCAGCGGGTGCGAGATGCCCGGGATCGGGGTCATCGACGTCGACACGATCGAGGCCCTGCTGCAGACCGTCCCGTTGGACGTCGCCCGTGCCCTGCTCGACGCGCGCACCGGGACCGTCCTGGATGCGGTGACGGGAGCGTACCGCCCGACCACGGGCATCACCCACTTCGTGACCACCAGGGACGGCACCTGCCGGATGTGGGGCTGCGACCGGCCCGCCCGAGCGTGCGACCTCGACCACGTGAAGCC encodes the following:
- a CDS encoding HNH endonuclease signature motif containing protein, whose protein sequence is MSSTQLRERIAALRADAQQVGELLAQQAQGMTSEELFEVTGELQGVLNCGEGAQLVAAAHAACHETRLTERGPVEVHHEVGFIDAMAGTEVSLATGVGQWVAGRRVALGAALSERFPLLLGKVLAGEVCTATVQKVVTVCEGLDKAACAKVDAIMAGKLADLDPGRVGAFTRRVATRVASEQLAAVTRRTARDRFVEVRPGPDGATWWTALLPAATSAAAWSAITTVGGQYADKDESLTLDQARADAFADLMLRNVNVTANVTLGIPVITDTTPQTTAPDAASGGEFPPAVGGQGLGEAFRISTVFSGCEMPGIGVIDVDTIEALLQTVPLDVARALLDARTGTVLDAVTGAYRPTTGITHFVTTRDGTCRMWGCDRPARACDLDHVKPWPQGETSPANLGGLCRRHHRLKQRGRWRYTLTPDGTVEWVSPTGKKRITHADHTIWPPPPPAPRTQDRGPATHRELLLQSATPPVSAPPTDWGEPPF